TGGCACGAGACCATCGAGGTGCCCGGCGCGCTGGAGATCCCCAGCGCCATCGGCATCGCCGAGCGGCTGTCGAACTTTGACGCCTATGTCGCACTGGGCTGCGTGATCCGGGGCGAGACGACCCATTACGACACGGTCTGCAACGATTCCTCGCGGGCGATCACGCTGCTGGGGCTTCAGGGGCTGTGCATCGGAAACGGAATCCTAACGGTCGAGAACTACGAACAGGCCCGGGTCCGGGCCGAATCGCAGGGTCAGAACAAGGGCGGCGGCGCCGCAGCGGCTGCGCTGCACCTGCTGGCGATCACGCGGCAATTCGGCGCGGCCCGCAAGGGGGTCGGCTTTCGCGCAACACCCGACGAGGTGCAGATCGCGGGTGAGGGGAAAGGGCCGGCCACCGCATGAGCCAGATATCGGGCAACCAGAGGCGAAAGATGAAGTCCGCCTCGCGGCTTTACGCCGTGCAGGCACTGTTCCAGATGGAGCATTCCAGCCAGACCGCCGACAAGGTGCGGGGCGAGTTCCTCGAATATCGCTTCGGCGCGGTGACGCCCGAGGGCGACGAGATGCTGGACGGCGATATTCCCCTGTTCACCAAGATCCTGAACGAGGTCGTGAACTGGCAGGCCAAGATCGACCAGATGACCGACCGCGCCATCGTGGCGAAGTGGAAGATCGACCGGATCGACCCGACCCTGCGGGCGCTGTTCCGCGCGGCGGGGGCAGAGCTGGTGGCCACCGACACGCCGCCGAAGGTGGTGATCGTGGAATATGTCGAGGTCGCCGCCGCCTTCTTCCCTGAGGGGCGCGAGCCGAAATTCGTGAACGCCGTGCTTGACCACATGGCCCGCGAGGCAAAGCCCGAAGCTTTCTGACGCAGCGCCCGCCCAGTGCGCCGCCGCGCAGGACGGGCCGCAGGCTGGACACCGCGCCCGCGCGCGCTGCCGGGTCGCGTGGAACCCGGGGCGGTTTGTCGCGTTCATCTTTGGATGGATGAAATAGACGCGCTGTTGCCGGGCGATGTGACCGGCACCCTGACCGATCAGCTGACCTTCTGGGTCGAAGGGGCGGTCGCCGCCGGGCCCCGGCTGGGCGTTGCGATCCTTGTCCTGCTGGTCACGGCTCTGGTCGCCTGGATTTTTCGCGGCCTGCTGGACCGGGTCGGGCGCCGGGCGCGGTTCCGGCGCAATCTGGTCGATGTGCTCAAGCTGATGTCGAACACGACGATCTGGCTTCTGGGCATCTTGATGGCGCTGACGGTGGTTTTTCCAACGATCACCCCGGGCAAGGCCCTGACCACGCTGGGCTTGGGGTCGGTGGCCATCGGTTTCGCCTTCAAGGACACCTTCGAGAACTTCCTTGCCGGCATCCTGATCCTGCTGCGCGAACCTTTCCAGATGGGCGATTTCATCGAATGCGAAGGCGCCGAGGGAAGGATCGAGCGCATCACGATCCGCGACACACACATCCGCCAGACCGACGGGCAGCTTGTCGTCGTGCCGAATGCGCAGCTGTTTCACAACCCGGTGACGGTGCGCACCAATCAGGAGGTGCGGCGCACCTCGATCCTCTGCGGCGTGGCCTATGGCGAGGACGTCGACCGCGCGCGCGCCGTGATCTACGAGGCGGTCCGCACCGTCAACCTCGTGCGCGACGACGTGCGCGACGTGCAGGTTTTTGCCAAAGCCTTCGGCGCCAGTTCCATCGACTTCGAGATCACGTGGTGGACCGGCTCGCTGCCGGTGGACATCCGCCGCTCTCGCGACAAAGTGGTGGCGGCGATCAAGCGGGCGCTCGACGATGAGGGGATCGAAATTCCCTTCCCCTACCGCACGCTCACCTTCAAGGAGCCGCTGGCGCTGCACCGGCGCGAGGACGCTGACGACGCCTGAGCCGGGCGCCTGCCAGGGGCGAAGGGCAGGGACGCAGGGCTGGTCCTGCGCCACAATATGCCACACTCGGAACGCGGTGGACCGCCCTTGCATTCGGCCGGGTTTGTCATATTCTGGTAATGGAATAATAAAGCGGTTCGGGCGTACCCCGGGACAGGCAGACTTGTCCCGCCTCGGTGTTCACTGGGCATTCGTGTCACGGGACGGCCCCGGGAAGACCCGAAACGCAGTGGGAGCCTCGCCATGCCGCGCCTGATCCGGTTGTACATCCTGCAAACACTCGCGGGCTTTGCCCTGTCGGCGGTCTTTGTCGGCATATTGCTGTGGTTCAACGTGGCGAACCTGCGCCACCTGATCGGAGGCAGCGATATCGGGCTTCTGGCCCTATTCCTGCTGTGGCTGTTCAACGGGATCGTCTTTGGGGGCGTGCAGTTCGGCATTGCGATCATGCGCATGGCCCGAAGCGACAGCGGCGGCGGCGGGCGACGCCAGCCGCTGGCACAGCCGGTGCGGGCCGAAAGTCTGGCGCGCCCGCGCCGTCGCGACCTGCTGCACCGTCTCTGACCCGGTATGCGAAAGGACCCCCGCGCCGGGTGGCACGGGGGTCCTTTATCGAGCGGCGGGAACCGCAGCGACCGTATGGGTGACGCATTCCCGAGGACCTGTATATACAGGTGGGCGCCGGGTAACTGGACCACGGCCCAATCAGAGCCAGCTCCCTCGGATTTGCTTAAGGCCACCGGAATGTACCCGTGTAACGAGAAGAGCAGAACCCGCCGCTGACGGACGTATGGCGGCAGGCTGGTTTTGACAAGGGGGCCGGGGGAATTGTCGGGGCGGGGCGCGATCCCCTGCCACCGGCTGGGTCAACAGCGCCCCTTCCGTTGCCCGCATCCGCTCTCGATGCCCGGGCCGGGCAAGCGGCGGGTCGGCCGCAGGGATGCGGGTTGCTCCCGCCGCATGGATGCTGCCGGTGCGGCCTGACGACGGCACCGGCGCTGTCAGGCGTCAGTCCTGATCGAATCCCCGATCCTCGGCGTCGGCCTCGGCGGCGATGGCGGCGTCGGTGCGCAGCTCCAGCCACATGGCGTTAATGACGGCGAAGAGGGCGGCAAGCGGAAGGCCGAGAAGCCAGGCGAAATACCACATGGCGTGTCCTTTCAGTAAAGCGTGTCGGATTGGCCGGTGATGTCGTCCTCTGTCACCTTGCCCCAGAGGACGCGGTAGACCCAGGCCGTGTACATCAGGATCAGCGGCAGGAAGATCGCCGTGCAGACCAGCATGATGAACAGCGTCAGGTGCGAGGACGAGGCGTCCCAGACCGTCAGCGAGCTGTTCGGGTCCACGGTCGAGGGCAGGATGAAGGGGAACATCGTCAGCCCGACCGAGGAGATCACGCCAAGAATGCCCAGCTTGGAAAACAGCAGGGTCGAAACCTCGCGCCCCGCCTTCAGCCCCATGATCGCCAGCGCCATGCCGGCAAAGCCCATGATCGGCGCCACTATGATCCAGGGCCGCGCGCCGTAGGCGTCGAGCCAGGAACCGCCGCGGACCACTTCCGACAGCAGAGGGTTGGACGGCCCGTCGGTCACGACCTCGCCCGCGAAGGCGAAGCCCTCAACGCCCATGGCCAGCCACAGCCCGGCCAGCGCGTAGCCGCCCGCCGCGATCAGCCCGGCCTTCACGCCGATGGCACGGGCGCGGTCCTTGACCGGCCCCTCGGCCTTGACCGAGAGCCACGCGGCGCCGTGCATCAGCAGCATCGAGATCGACACCACCCCGCAGAGCAGCGCGAAGGGCCGCAGGAGACCGATGAACTTGCCAAGGAAGGACCCGTCGTAGCGCGCCATCAGGTCCGGCGTCAGGTGGAAGGGGACGCCCAGAAGCACGTTGCCCACCGCTACGCCGAAGAGCGTCGCTGGCACCGCGCCACCCGCGAAGAGCGCCCAGTCCCAGCGCGCGCGCCAGACCGGGTCCTCGCGCTTGGACCGGTACTTGAAGGCCACCGGGCGCACGATCAGCGCCGCGAGGATCACGAACATCGCAAGGTAGAAGCCCGAGAAGGACACCGCGTAAAGCGGCGGCCATGCGGCGAAGATCGCCCCGCCGCCGAGGATGAACCAGACCTGGTTGCCTTCCCAGACCGGGCCGACGGTGTTGATCGCCACGCGGCGCTCGACATCCGTCTTCGCCACGAAGGGCAGCAGCGCGCCGACCCCCATGTCGAAGCCGTCGGTCAGCGCGAAGCCGATCAGCAGCAGGCCCACGAGGACCCACCAGATCACCCGCAGCGTTTCGAAGTCGATAAGCTCAGAGAGGATCATGGCCGGTCACTCCGCAGGGTTGGCGATGGGGGACACGGTGCCCGCGCTGCGCAGGCGCGCCTCGTGGCGGCGCTGCCAGTCGTCGGTTTCGTCGACGTCCTGAAACGGGCCCTTGCGGATGTATTTCACCATCAGCCGGACCTCGATCACGAAGAGCACGGTGTAGAAGAGCGTGAAGCCCGCAAGCGTGAAAAGCAGGTCCGCGATAGTCAGGTGCGAGGCCGACATGGCCGTGGGCAACAGCCCCGAAACCGTCCAGGGCTGGCGCCCGAACTCCGCCACGAACCAGCCCATCTCGGCGGCGATCCACGGCATGGGGATCCATGCGACGGCGCCCCAGAGCAGCCAGCGTGGATAGTGCCCGCCCCGGAAGGAGGTCAGCCAGAAGAAGGCCGCCGTCAGCGCGATAAAGCTGATGCCGAGGCCCACCATGATGCGGAAGGCCCAGAACAGCGGCGGCACGTAGGGCACCGTATCCCATGCGGCCTGCGCGATCTGCTCTTCGCTGGCCTCGCGCGGGTCGTCGACATAGCGCTTCAGCAGGAAGGCATAACCGAGGTCCATGGAGTTCTGCTCGAAGCGGAAGCGTGCCTCGGACGGGGCCTCGTCCCGCTCTTCGCGGATGGTCATCAGCGCGTCGTAGGCGATGATGCCGCGCCGCACGCGGCCCTCGTTCTCGGCCACGAGGTCCTTGATGCCGGTGATTTCCTCGGTCAGGCTGCGGGTGCCGATCAGACCCATGACCCACGGGATCTCGACCGCGTAATGGGTCTCTCGCGCCTCCTGGTTGGGGAAGCCCACCAGCGTGAAGGGGGCCGGGGCCTCGTGGGTTTCCCACATCGCCTCGATGGCGGCGAGCTTCATCTTCTGCACCTGCCCGGTGGCATAGCCGCTCTCGTCGCCCAGCACGACGACGGACAGCGCCGAGGCGAGGCCGAAGGCCGAGGCCACCGCGATGGACCGCCGCGCGAGGTCGGTGAAGCGCCCCTGCAACAGGTAGAGCGACGAGACCCCCAGCACGAAGATCGAGGCGGTGACATAGCCCGCCGAGACGGTGTGGACGAACTTCGACTGCGCGACCTCGTTGAAGAGCACCTCGAAGAAATCGGTCATCTCCATGCGCATGGTGTCGGGGTTGAATTCCGCGCCGACCGGGTTGTTCATCCAGCCGTTGGCGATCAGGATCCACAGCGCCGAGAAGTTCGATCCGATGGCCACCAGCCATGCCACGACGCAATGCGCAACCTTCGACAGCTTGTCCCAGCCGAAGAAGAAGAGGCCGACGAAGGTGGCCTCTAGGAAGAAGGCCATCAGCCCCTCGATGGCCAGTGGCGCGCCGAAGACGTCGCCCACGTAGTGGCTGTAGTAGGACCAGTTCATGCCGAACTGGAACTCCATCGTGATGCCGGTCGCGACGCCGAGGACGAAGTTGATACCGAAGAGGGTGCCCCAGAACTTGGTCATCTGCCGCCAGATCGGGCGGTTCGTCATGACGTAGACGGTTTCCATGATCGCCACGAGGATCGACAGACCCAGTGTCAGCGGCACGAAGAGAAAGTGGTACATGGCTGTCATCGCGAACTGCAGGCGCGACAACTCAACAAGGCCGATTTCCATCACGAGGACTCCTTTTTCAGGCTGTGACGGTTTTTGTCTTGGCTGCGGTATATTCTGACTCGCAGATACCGCTTTGATATAGCTCAATCAGCCGGACCGCCGCGCGCGATTTGTCACGGCAGGGTTGTGCCCGGTGCAAGGCACGGTTCCGGGAGGGGCTGTTGCGCAGAGGGGCTCTGCCCCCGGCCCTGACGGGCCTCCCCCGAGGTATTTTGGGGACCAAAGAAGGAGGGGACAGGAGGGATGCCGAGAGGCCGGGATGTCGGCGGGGCCGTGGATCGGGGGCGCGGGCCGTTGACGGTATCGCTGTCGCGGAAGGGGCCCGGGCTCGGTCTCTGGCAGGCGCGGCACTGGGCTTGCTCAAGCGGGGCAAAGCGTCTGGAGGGCGCGGGGCACCGGGTTCGTTCAGGAGGGGAGCGGTCTCGGTGAGACGGGGCATCGTGCCCGCACGCGCAGGGTGCAGAGCCGAGCGGGGGCGTCGCCGGGTCGGTGTATGTTGTGCACGGGGCCGGGTGCAGCGCTTGGGCAGGCGGGGCACGGTGTCCGGAGAGGCGCGGCACAGGCCTTGGGCGGGCGGGGCGCGACGCTTTTGCAACCGGTTCGGGTGTGTGGCGGGTCAGGGGAGCGGTGGCGCGCTTCGGGCTCTTGAGGATGCTCGAAGCGCGCGGGTTTGCCGGTCAGTCGCGGGGTTTGCCGCGCCGGGGCGTCTCGAAGCCGCCTTCGCGGCGGGGGCCGGGCTTGCCGGCGCCGGACGGGCTGTGCTTGCCCTTGAAGGGCTTCGCGCCGCCGGGCTTGGGCTTCTTGCGCAGCGAGACGCTGGGGTCGGTGCTGCCGGGGCGGCCCTTCGGCTTGTCGCCTTCGGTCTTGCGGACCGGGCGGTTGCCATCGGCGCGCGGCTTGCGCGGGCGGTCGTCGCCGTCCTTGCCGAAAGGCTTGCCGCCGGGTCGGTCCCCGGACTTGCGGAAGGGCCGGTCGCCGTCGTCCCGTTTGCCGAAGGGCTTGCCGTCGCGCTTGCCGAAGGGGCGGTCGCCGTCGTCACGCTTGCCGAAGGGCTTGCCATCGCGCTTTCCGGCAGGCCGGTCGCCGTCCTTGCGGAAGGGCTTGTCTCCATCCTTGCGGAAGGGCTTGTCTCCATCCTTGCGGAAGGGTTTGTCCCCGTCCTTGCGGTCGTAGGTCCGATCGCCGTCATCGCGTTTGGCGTAGGGTTTCCGGGCAGGCCTGTCGCTGCTGTCGTCGCGACGCGCGGCGGGGCGGTCGTTGCGACCCGAGGGGCGGCTGTCGTCGGAGCCGGACCAGACCGGCTTGGTGGCGGCGCCGTCCGGTGCTCCGGCGGAATCCTCGCGCGGCGCGCGAGCCGGGCGGGCGGGGCGGTCCTCGCGGGGCGCGCGCTCGGGGCGCGGGCCACGGTCGGGACGCGGACCGCGATCAGGACGCTGCCCACGCGGGCCGCCGTCGCGCGGACCGCGCGGGCCGCTGTCGCGGGGCTTGCGCTGCGGCAGGTCGGGCACGCCGTCGAGCAGGCGGGCGGAGACCTCTTCCTCCAGCGCGCCATCGGGGCCGAGGCTGGCCATGAAGCTGTCGACCACCGGCTCGGAAAGTTCCACGTAGGTCTCGGCATCGGTCACGCGGATCGCGCCGATGGCGGTCTTGTCGAGATTGCCCGCGCGGCACAGCAGCGGCAGCAGCCAGCGCGCTTCGGCGCGGTTGTCGCGGCCCACGGACAGGGCGATCCAGCGGCTTGGGCCGAAATCGCGCGCCTCTTTCTTGGGGCCGCGGTCGTCGGGCGCGCGCAGCTCTTCCGGCGCGGCGTGGTTCTGTTCGTGCAGGCGCAGGAAAGCCGTGGCCACGGCGGCGGGGCCAAAGGCTTCGAGCAGGCGCTCGCCCAAGGCCGCCTGTTCCTCGGTCGCGCCCTGGTTCCAGGCCGGGTCGGCCATCAGGCGCGCCTCGTCGGCCTCGCGGATCGCGGCGGGAGAGGGGGCCTCGACCCAGTCGGCGGTGATCTTGGCCCATTTCAGCAGGCGCGTGGCCTTGCCCATGGCCTTGGGGGTGACCATCAGGATCGAGATGCCCTTGCGCCCCGCGCGCCCCGTCCGGCCCGAGCGGTGCAGCAGGCTTTCGGTGTTCATCGGCAGGTCGGCGTGGATCACGAGGCTGAGGTTCGGCAGGTCGATGCCGCGCGCCGCCACATCGGTGGCGACGCAGACCCGCGCGCGCCCGTCGCGCATCGCCTGCAGCGCGTGGGTGCGTTCCGCCTGGCTGAGTTCGCCCGACAGGCTGACCGCCGCAAGGCCACGGTTTGCCAGCCGTGCGGCGAGGTGGTTCACCTGCGCGCGGGTGTTGGCGAAGACGATGGCATTGCCGTCATGGTGAAAGCGCAGAAGGTTGAAGATCGCCGGTTCCACATCCTGCTGCGCCACGCGCATCGCCTGATAGGTGATGTCGCTGTGCTGCTCGCGGGTGTCGATGGTGCTGATGCGCTGCGCGTCGCGCTGGTAGGTCTGGGCCAGCTTCAGGATGGTCGGCGGCACGGTGGCCGAGAACAGCAGCGTGCGGCGCGTCTCGGGGGCTTCGCCGAGGATGAATTCGAGGTCCTCGCGGAAGCCGAGGTCGAGCATCTCGTCCGCCTCGTCCAGCACGACGGCGCGCAGGCCCGAGAGATCGAGCGCGCCGCGCTCGATGTGGTCGCGCAGGCGCCCCGGGGTGCCGACGACGATATGGGCGCCGCGTTCCAGCGCGCGGCGCTCGGTGCGGGCATCCATGCCGCCGATGCAGGAGGTGACCAGCGCGCGGGTCTCGCCGTAGAGCCACATCAGTTCCTGCCGCACCTGCACGGCGAGTTCGCGGGTGGGGGCGATGATCAGCGCCAGCGGCTCGGCGGCGGGGCCGAAGTGGTTGGCCTCTTCCAGCAGCGTCGGCGCGATGGCGAGGCCGAAGCCCACGGTCTTGCCGGACCCTGTCTGGGCCGAGACCAGCAGGTCGGCCTGTGCCAGTTCGGGGGCGATCACGGCCTCCTGCACGGGGGTGAGGGTGTCGTAACCGCGCTCGGACAGCGCTGCGGAGAGGGGAGGAAGCATCGGGAAGGGGGTATCCATGGCAGAGGGCGGCGAACCCGGCGCGCGGCGCGCGCGGGCGCAAGCCATGGCTCTTACGCCAAGCGGGCGTCGGAGTATACAGCGAATTCGCGGCGGATTGCCACGGGGGTGGCGGCTGGCCCTGCGCGGCGGGTTTGGCGGGGCGAAGCCCGTTCGAACGGGCTTTGGCAAAGGCGCTTCGAAGCGCCTTTGCCCTCAGGCCGATGCGCGCCTGTTCAGAAGGGTCCTTCCGTGCGCCCGAGGAGCCGGGCCTTGCCCCAGCGCCACAGAGGCGTCTGCGACACGAAGATCAGGATCACCGAGAGCAGCAGCACCAGCGAGAGCGGGCTGCCGAGGATGCCCTCGAAGAACCGACCCAGATCCTCGCGTTCCGAGATGATGGCCCGCCGCCAGTTGTCGTCCAAGAGGCGCGAGAGGATCACACCAAGGATCACCGGCCCCAGCGGGTAGCCGTAGTGCCGCATGAAATAGCCGAAGACGCCGAAGCCCAGCATCCAGTAGACATCCGATACCGAATTGTTCACCGCGTAGGCGCCGACGATGGACAGCAGCATGATCAGCGGGATCAGGACAGAGCGCGGCATTTCCACGATTTTCGTGAACAGCCTGATCCCGGTCAGGCCGAAGAGCAGCATGAAGCAGTTCGCCATGACGAGGCAGCCGACGATGAACCAGAACATGTCGGGCTGGTCGATCATCAGCATCGGGCCGGGGTTCAGCCCGTGGATGAACAGCGCGCCGATCATGATGGCCGTGACCGCGTCTCCGGGGATGCCGAGTGTCATCATCGGGATGAAGGCCCCACCCACGGCGGCGTTGTTCGCGGTCTCGGGGGCGACGAGGCCTTCCATCGCGCCGTCTCCAAAGGGGCGCTCGGGCCTCTTGGTGACACGCTTGGCGTGGTCGTAGGCCATCAGCGCCGCGATGTCGCCGCCGGTGCCGGGCAGGGCGCCGATGACCACGCCGATGGTCGAGGTCTGCAGACTGAGCGGCAGGTGTTTCTTCACCGTCGCCAGCGAGGGCAGGATGCGGGTGATCTTCTGCCGGACGGCGGCCTTGTCGACGTGGTGCAGTTGCAACAGCGCCTCGGACACGCCGAACATGCCGATCATGACGGCGATGAAGGAGATCCCGCCCTCCATCAGTTGCAGGTCGAAGGTGAAGCGCTCGGTGAAGGTCAGCGGGTCGCGGCCCACGCAGCCGATGCCGATGCCAAGCGCGCCCGCGAAGATGCCCTTGGTCAGCGAGCCCTGCGAAAGCGACCCCACCAGCAGGATGCCGAGCACCGCCAGCAGCATGTAGTCGCGTGGCTGGAAGGTCAGAGCGAACTTCGACACGCTCGGCGCGGCCAGCGCCAGCACGCCGATGCCCACGAAGCCGCCGATGAAGCTCATGACGGTGGTGACGCCGATGGCGGTGCCTGCCTCTCCGCGCTGCGCCATGGGGTAGCCGTCGAGCGCCGTGGCGATGGCCGAGGGCGCGCCGGGGATGTTCAGCAGGATCGCCGTGCGCGCGCCGCCGTAGACGCCGCCCATGTAGATGCCGATCATCAGCGAAATCGCCGGGTAGACGTCCCAGGAGAAGGTGAAGGAGATCAGGATCGACACGGCCATGGTCACCGACAGGCCGGGGATCGCGCCGATGTAGATGCCCGCGAAGGTGCCCAGCCCCACCAGCAGCAACAGTTGCGGCTGGGTGAAGACCGTGAGGATGTTCATCAGCGCGTCCATCAGGCGCCTCCCCCGGCGATCAGGCTGCGGAAGACTTGCAGCAGTTCCGCTTCGGGGAGGATGCCGGTGGGCATGAGCACGGAAAAGAGAATGCGGAAGATCAGCCAGATCAGCAGCAGGCTGCCCAGCGAGACCGCCAGCGTCCAGCCCCAGCCGCGCCGCCCCAGAATCTTGATCGCGGTGATCAGGAACAGCGCCGAGGTCGGCAGGAAGCCGAGCGGACGCAGCAACAGGCCATAGGCGATCAGCAGCGCGGCGAAGAGCATCACCACCGGCGGCAGGATATCCTTCAGCACCGCTTCGGCCCGGTTCTTCGGCAGGCGCGCGGTCTGCACCAGCACCAGCCCGGCGCTGAGCAGCATGACAAGGGTCGCGGCCACCGGGATGGCCCGGGGCGAGGACAGGCCGTTGGGGCCGAAGCTGTTCTCGATGCCCCATGCATCGAACAGCAGGAAGGCGCTGGCGCCGGTCAGGACTGCTGCAAAGAGCAGTTCTCCGGGGCGACGCTTTCCGGGCTCTCCGCCCGGCGTGGCGTCGGAGGTGCCGTCGTGGTGGTCGGGGTCGAGGTGCGGCATGGATGCCTCCCTGTGCATCTGCAGGTGGGGCCTTCGGGGAAATCCGAACGGGGTTTGCCGGAAGGTCGCTGCCATGGGCGGGCGGGTGTCGAAAAGGACGCGGTTTTCGGCTGTCGAGAGCGGCGCAGGTGGGATGCGGCGGTGCCGGGGTTGCGGCCCCTGCGTCGGGGGCGGGTGTCGGAAGCGAGGGGCTCTGCCCCTCCCTCTCCCCGGGATATTTCCGGACAGAAGAAGGGGCCGGCGCCGCGTTGCCTGCAGCGCCGGGCAGGTCGGATCACTCGCCGGGGCGGGCGATGCCGAAGTCCTCCGGCGAGTTCTTTGCCATACCGGCATCCTGCAACAGCCAGGCCGTACCCTGCTGCCACTTGGTCAGGAAGGCCTCTGCCTCGTCACCGGAGATTCCCATCAGCGTGAAGCCGCGCCCCTGCATCATCTCGACGAACTCTGCGTTCTGCGCGCCCTCGGCATAGGCCGCCGAGAGCTTGGCGACCACGTCCTTGGGTGTGCCCTTGGGGGTGAAGACGCCGAAGAACGGACCCCAGGGCAGGTAGGTGTTGAAGCCTTCGCTGGTCTCGGTCACCGGCGCCACGTCGGGCAGCTGATCGACGCCCTGCGTGTCAACGACGGCCAGCGCCTTCACATTGCCGGCGCGGATCGGGTCCAGGGCAAGGCCCAGCACGACGGGCATGACGTCAATGGCGCCGCCCTGCAGGCCGGTCAGCGCCGGGCCGTCGCCGTCATAGGGCACCTCGATCACGTCCAGGTCACCCTCGACGGCCTTGACCATCGCGGTCACGACCGAGGGCAGGCCGCCCGGCCCGGTGGAGCCGAAGCGGACCTCGCCGGGGTTTGCCTTCACGTAGTCGATCATCTCGGCATAGCTGTCGAAGGGCGCGTCGCTGCCCGCCACGAGGATCGGCGTGCCTCGGGCGAGGATCGAAACCGGGGTGAATTCCGAGTAGTCCCTCTCGCCAAGGCCCATGATCTTGTAGAGCATCGGGTTTTCCGCGCCCATCAGC
This region of Ponticoccus alexandrii genomic DNA includes:
- a CDS encoding 6,7-dimethyl-8-ribityllumazine synthase, yielding MASNQEHYTLPRAAFDKPVKVLIVVAPYYKAIADELVAGAQAEIEASGGWHETIEVPGALEIPSAIGIAERLSNFDAYVALGCVIRGETTHYDTVCNDSSRAITLLGLQGLCIGNGILTVENYEQARVRAESQGQNKGGGAAAAALHLLAITRQFGAARKGVGFRATPDEVQIAGEGKGPATA
- the nusB gene encoding transcription antitermination factor NusB — protein: MSQISGNQRRKMKSASRLYAVQALFQMEHSSQTADKVRGEFLEYRFGAVTPEGDEMLDGDIPLFTKILNEVVNWQAKIDQMTDRAIVAKWKIDRIDPTLRALFRAAGAELVATDTPPKVVIVEYVEVAAAFFPEGREPKFVNAVLDHMAREAKPEAF
- a CDS encoding mechanosensitive ion channel family protein, whose protein sequence is MDEIDALLPGDVTGTLTDQLTFWVEGAVAAGPRLGVAILVLLVTALVAWIFRGLLDRVGRRARFRRNLVDVLKLMSNTTIWLLGILMALTVVFPTITPGKALTTLGLGSVAIGFAFKDTFENFLAGILILLREPFQMGDFIECEGAEGRIERITIRDTHIRQTDGQLVVVPNAQLFHNPVTVRTNQEVRRTSILCGVAYGEDVDRARAVIYEAVRTVNLVRDDVRDVQVFAKAFGASSIDFEITWWTGSLPVDIRRSRDKVVAAIKRALDDEGIEIPFPYRTLTFKEPLALHRREDADDA
- the cydX gene encoding cytochrome bd-I oxidase subunit CydX; this translates as MWYFAWLLGLPLAALFAVINAMWLELRTDAAIAAEADAEDRGFDQD
- the cydB gene encoding cytochrome d ubiquinol oxidase subunit II codes for the protein MILSELIDFETLRVIWWVLVGLLLIGFALTDGFDMGVGALLPFVAKTDVERRVAINTVGPVWEGNQVWFILGGGAIFAAWPPLYAVSFSGFYLAMFVILAALIVRPVAFKYRSKREDPVWRARWDWALFAGGAVPATLFGVAVGNVLLGVPFHLTPDLMARYDGSFLGKFIGLLRPFALLCGVVSISMLLMHGAAWLSVKAEGPVKDRARAIGVKAGLIAAGGYALAGLWLAMGVEGFAFAGEVVTDGPSNPLLSEVVRGGSWLDAYGARPWIIVAPIMGFAGMALAIMGLKAGREVSTLLFSKLGILGVISSVGLTMFPFILPSTVDPNSSLTVWDASSSHLTLFIMLVCTAIFLPLILMYTAWVYRVLWGKVTEDDITGQSDTLY
- a CDS encoding cytochrome ubiquinol oxidase subunit I, whose protein sequence is MEIGLVELSRLQFAMTAMYHFLFVPLTLGLSILVAIMETVYVMTNRPIWRQMTKFWGTLFGINFVLGVATGITMEFQFGMNWSYYSHYVGDVFGAPLAIEGLMAFFLEATFVGLFFFGWDKLSKVAHCVVAWLVAIGSNFSALWILIANGWMNNPVGAEFNPDTMRMEMTDFFEVLFNEVAQSKFVHTVSAGYVTASIFVLGVSSLYLLQGRFTDLARRSIAVASAFGLASALSVVVLGDESGYATGQVQKMKLAAIEAMWETHEAPAPFTLVGFPNQEARETHYAVEIPWVMGLIGTRSLTEEITGIKDLVAENEGRVRRGIIAYDALMTIREERDEAPSEARFRFEQNSMDLGYAFLLKRYVDDPREASEEQIAQAAWDTVPYVPPLFWAFRIMVGLGISFIALTAAFFWLTSFRGGHYPRWLLWGAVAWIPMPWIAAEMGWFVAEFGRQPWTVSGLLPTAMSASHLTIADLLFTLAGFTLFYTVLFVIEVRLMVKYIRKGPFQDVDETDDWQRRHEARLRSAGTVSPIANPAE
- a CDS encoding DEAD/DEAH box helicase, translated to MLPPLSAALSERGYDTLTPVQEAVIAPELAQADLLVSAQTGSGKTVGFGLAIAPTLLEEANHFGPAAEPLALIIAPTRELAVQVRQELMWLYGETRALVTSCIGGMDARTERRALERGAHIVVGTPGRLRDHIERGALDLSGLRAVVLDEADEMLDLGFREDLEFILGEAPETRRTLLFSATVPPTILKLAQTYQRDAQRISTIDTREQHSDITYQAMRVAQQDVEPAIFNLLRFHHDGNAIVFANTRAQVNHLAARLANRGLAAVSLSGELSQAERTHALQAMRDGRARVCVATDVAARGIDLPNLSLVIHADLPMNTESLLHRSGRTGRAGRKGISILMVTPKAMGKATRLLKWAKITADWVEAPSPAAIREADEARLMADPAWNQGATEEQAALGERLLEAFGPAAVATAFLRLHEQNHAAPEELRAPDDRGPKKEARDFGPSRWIALSVGRDNRAEARWLLPLLCRAGNLDKTAIGAIRVTDAETYVELSEPVVDSFMASLGPDGALEEEVSARLLDGVPDLPQRKPRDSGPRGPRDGGPRGQRPDRGPRPDRGPRPERAPREDRPARPARAPREDSAGAPDGAATKPVWSGSDDSRPSGRNDRPAARRDDSSDRPARKPYAKRDDGDRTYDRKDGDKPFRKDGDKPFRKDGDKPFRKDGDRPAGKRDGKPFGKRDDGDRPFGKRDGKPFGKRDDGDRPFRKSGDRPGGKPFGKDGDDRPRKPRADGNRPVRKTEGDKPKGRPGSTDPSVSLRKKPKPGGAKPFKGKHSPSGAGKPGPRREGGFETPRRGKPRD
- a CDS encoding tripartite tricarboxylate transporter permease, encoding MDALMNILTVFTQPQLLLLVGLGTFAGIYIGAIPGLSVTMAVSILISFTFSWDVYPAISLMIGIYMGGVYGGARTAILLNIPGAPSAIATALDGYPMAQRGEAGTAIGVTTVMSFIGGFVGIGVLALAAPSVSKFALTFQPRDYMLLAVLGILLVGSLSQGSLTKGIFAGALGIGIGCVGRDPLTFTERFTFDLQLMEGGISFIAVMIGMFGVSEALLQLHHVDKAAVRQKITRILPSLATVKKHLPLSLQTSTIGVVIGALPGTGGDIAALMAYDHAKRVTKRPERPFGDGAMEGLVAPETANNAAVGGAFIPMMTLGIPGDAVTAIMIGALFIHGLNPGPMLMIDQPDMFWFIVGCLVMANCFMLLFGLTGIRLFTKIVEMPRSVLIPLIMLLSIVGAYAVNNSVSDVYWMLGFGVFGYFMRHYGYPLGPVILGVILSRLLDDNWRRAIISEREDLGRFFEGILGSPLSLVLLLSVILIFVSQTPLWRWGKARLLGRTEGPF
- a CDS encoding tripartite tricarboxylate transporter TctB family protein, which translates into the protein MPHLDPDHHDGTSDATPGGEPGKRRPGELLFAAVLTGASAFLLFDAWGIENSFGPNGLSSPRAIPVAATLVMLLSAGLVLVQTARLPKNRAEAVLKDILPPVVMLFAALLIAYGLLLRPLGFLPTSALFLITAIKILGRRGWGWTLAVSLGSLLLIWLIFRILFSVLMPTGILPEAELLQVFRSLIAGGGA